In one Candidatus Nitronereus thalassa genomic region, the following are encoded:
- the glgX gene encoding glycogen debranching protein GlgX: protein MRVWPGRPYPQGAMWDGEGVNFALFSENATAVELCLFDHEHQDQESHRIRMEECTDLVWHVYLPEVRPGQLYGYRVHGPYEPQAGHRFNPSKLLIDPYAKALTGVVKWSDAMFGYRIGDPKEDLSFDERNNAGNVPKCVVIDQAFTWGGDQLLNTPWSKTVIYEVHVKGFTMRHPDVPEQLRGTYAGLASPPMIDYLQSLGVTAVELLPIHHFVNDQYLTEKGLTNYWGYNSIGFFAPDIRYSSFPEQGRKVYEFKTMVKTLHSAGIEVILDVVYNHTGEGNHLGPTLCFRGVDNAAYYRLVPHKERYYMDYTGCGNTLNVRHPRTLQLIMDSLRYWVLEMHVDGFRFDLASALARELHDVDRLSAFFDIIHQDPVLSQVKLIAEPWDLGEGGYQVGNFPPGWAEWNGKYRDTIRSYWKGDGGVLGEMAHRLSGSSDLYSASGRQPYASINFVTAHDGFTLHDLVSYNHKHNSANGEDNRDGHDHNLSWNCGVEGPTDDPQINEVREKQKRNFLATLLLSQGVPMISGGDELGRTQQGNNNAYCQDNEVSWFDWTLTKNNQHLLEFTKRLIQLKTNHPVFQRRRFFQGRRIQGSEVKDISWFHADGKEMMDEEWGKGFRSLGLRLSGDAIEEVDAKGCAIYDDTFLLLLNAYHEPISFTLPAHKKGVRWELIFDTSLAECNKRGPLHKGGEEYHLGERTCALLRLMPGGERRG, encoded by the coding sequence ATGAGAGTGTGGCCAGGACGGCCCTATCCCCAAGGCGCGATGTGGGATGGCGAAGGCGTTAACTTTGCGCTGTTTTCTGAAAACGCAACTGCGGTGGAGCTGTGTTTATTCGATCATGAGCACCAAGATCAAGAGAGTCACCGGATTCGCATGGAAGAGTGCACCGATCTCGTCTGGCATGTGTATTTGCCGGAAGTCCGACCAGGCCAATTATATGGGTATCGTGTTCATGGTCCCTATGAACCGCAAGCCGGCCACCGGTTTAATCCATCCAAGCTGTTGATTGATCCCTATGCCAAAGCACTGACAGGTGTGGTGAAATGGTCGGATGCGATGTTTGGCTATCGAATCGGAGACCCCAAGGAGGATCTCTCTTTTGATGAGCGGAATAACGCAGGCAATGTGCCAAAATGCGTGGTGATTGATCAAGCCTTCACGTGGGGCGGAGATCAATTGCTAAATACGCCCTGGTCTAAAACCGTGATCTATGAAGTCCATGTCAAAGGTTTTACGATGCGGCACCCTGATGTTCCCGAGCAACTGCGCGGAACCTATGCAGGTTTGGCGTCTCCTCCCATGATTGATTATTTACAATCGCTTGGAGTCACGGCCGTTGAACTTCTTCCTATTCATCACTTTGTGAATGATCAATATCTTACCGAAAAGGGGTTGACCAACTATTGGGGTTATAACTCCATTGGATTCTTCGCTCCGGACATTCGCTATTCGTCGTTTCCGGAACAAGGGCGAAAAGTCTATGAATTTAAAACCATGGTCAAAACATTACATAGTGCCGGGATCGAAGTGATCTTAGACGTAGTCTATAACCACACGGGTGAAGGCAATCATTTAGGTCCCACTCTCTGTTTCCGTGGCGTGGATAATGCTGCGTATTATCGGTTAGTTCCTCACAAGGAACGGTATTACATGGACTATACTGGATGTGGGAATACCCTGAATGTGCGGCATCCTCGGACGCTCCAACTCATCATGGATAGCCTGCGATATTGGGTGCTAGAAATGCATGTGGATGGATTTCGTTTTGACTTGGCCTCGGCCTTGGCGAGGGAGTTACATGATGTGGATCGGCTGAGTGCATTCTTCGATATCATCCACCAAGATCCCGTGTTGTCTCAAGTGAAGTTGATCGCCGAACCCTGGGATTTAGGCGAAGGCGGATATCAGGTGGGAAATTTTCCGCCAGGATGGGCGGAATGGAATGGTAAATATCGAGATACCATCAGGAGTTATTGGAAGGGAGATGGCGGCGTTCTTGGAGAGATGGCGCATCGGCTCTCAGGGAGCAGTGATCTGTATAGCGCCAGTGGGCGGCAACCGTATGCAAGCATTAATTTCGTCACAGCTCATGATGGTTTCACTCTTCACGATTTGGTGTCGTACAATCATAAGCATAATTCCGCGAATGGTGAAGATAATCGCGATGGGCATGATCATAATCTGAGCTGGAATTGTGGGGTGGAAGGCCCCACTGACGATCCACAAATCAATGAGGTTCGAGAAAAACAAAAGCGAAACTTTTTAGCGACTCTGCTTCTTTCTCAAGGTGTTCCGATGATTAGCGGTGGGGATGAGTTGGGTCGAACCCAACAGGGCAATAATAATGCCTATTGTCAGGATAACGAGGTCAGTTGGTTTGACTGGACCTTGACGAAGAATAACCAGCATTTATTGGAATTCACCAAACGCCTGATTCAACTCAAGACGAATCACCCGGTGTTTCAACGCCGGAGGTTTTTCCAAGGGCGCCGAATTCAGGGTTCAGAAGTGAAGGATATTTCCTGGTTCCATGCCGACGGTAAGGAAATGATGGATGAAGAATGGGGAAAGGGATTTCGTTCCTTGGGCTTACGTTTATCCGGTGATGCCATCGAAGAAGTGGATGCCAAAGGGTGTGCCATTTACGATGACACATTTCTGTTGTTGCTCAATGCCTATCACGAGCCAATTTCTTTTACCCTGCCAGCTCATAAGAAAGGGGTTCGATGGGAGCTCATCTTTGATACTTCCCTGGCGGAATGCAACAAGCGTGGGCCGCTGCATAAGGGAGGGGAGGAATATCACTTGGGTGAGCGAACCTGTGCCTTACTGCGGTTAATGCCGGGAGGGGAAAGAAGGGGATGA
- the treZ gene encoding malto-oligosyltrehalose trehalohydrolase, whose amino-acid sequence MSTLKSSSTHHTPWALDLGATTLDSTTVQFRVWAPMAQRVSVKFFTQSLKPHLLKKDKEGYWEAKVAGVKPGTTYKYVIDDELERPDPASRYQPEGVHGPSQIISPQNFSWNDQGWKGLPLEEYIIYELHVGTFTPSSTFDGVCTKLSYLRDQVGVTAIELLPVAQCPGLRNWGYDGTYLFAPQSNFGGPEGLKRLVDACHAQGLAVIMDVVYNHLGPEGNYLGSFGPYFTDTYKTPWGSAINYDGPYSDAVRQFIISNALFWVTEYHIDALRLDAIHGIFDFSAKHILQELGEAVHAEAQHLGRAIHVIAESDLNDSKIIAPLNKGGYGLDGQWSDDFHHALHCLLTKEKKGYYEDFGKLSQLVKAIKERFVYSGQYSVHRKRRHGNSAKIVAPTQFVVFSQNHDQVGNRAQGERLSTLIPFEALKVTAAAVLLSPNIPLLFMGEEYGETSPFLYFIDHGDEGLIEAVRQGRKSEFAAFGWTEVPDPYAQSTFDKSRLQWDKPQSEEQQFLQQWYHALIELRKSIPALGPGQKKDSIKVWANQKAKVLTIHRTGQSGPEALILLSLNQNVIKTGIAKPEGKWTLILCSNSQKFGGQQNSKLLNTLQVPSESLALELPPYAVWVYTNS is encoded by the coding sequence ATGTCAACGTTGAAATCTTCTTCCACCCACCACACACCTTGGGCTCTCGACTTGGGTGCCACCACTCTGGACTCCACTACGGTACAATTTCGCGTCTGGGCTCCGATGGCTCAACGCGTGAGCGTGAAATTTTTCACCCAATCTTTGAAACCCCATTTGCTCAAAAAAGATAAGGAAGGCTATTGGGAGGCTAAAGTCGCTGGAGTGAAACCAGGAACGACGTATAAGTATGTCATCGATGACGAGCTGGAGCGTCCCGATCCCGCCTCACGTTATCAACCCGAGGGAGTGCATGGTCCGTCACAGATCATTTCTCCTCAGAACTTTTCTTGGAATGATCAGGGTTGGAAGGGACTTCCTCTGGAAGAATACATCATTTATGAATTACATGTAGGCACCTTTACCCCGAGCAGCACGTTTGATGGAGTGTGCACTAAACTCTCCTACCTTCGTGACCAAGTCGGAGTGACGGCGATTGAATTGTTGCCGGTAGCGCAATGTCCGGGTCTACGCAACTGGGGGTATGACGGAACCTATCTCTTTGCACCGCAATCCAATTTTGGCGGCCCCGAAGGATTAAAACGCTTAGTCGATGCCTGCCACGCTCAGGGCCTCGCCGTTATCATGGATGTGGTCTACAACCACCTCGGGCCTGAAGGAAATTATCTAGGCTCGTTTGGCCCTTACTTTACCGACACCTACAAAACACCATGGGGGAGCGCCATTAACTATGACGGTCCATACAGTGATGCCGTCAGACAATTTATCATCAGCAACGCTCTCTTTTGGGTGACGGAATACCACATCGACGCCCTTCGACTTGATGCCATTCATGGAATTTTCGATTTTAGCGCCAAACATATACTTCAGGAGTTAGGGGAAGCCGTTCATGCGGAAGCACAACACTTAGGACGTGCTATACACGTGATCGCTGAAAGCGATCTCAATGATTCAAAGATCATTGCTCCTCTCAACAAAGGTGGCTATGGACTCGATGGCCAATGGAGTGATGATTTCCATCATGCTCTACATTGCCTCCTCACAAAAGAGAAGAAGGGCTACTACGAAGATTTCGGGAAACTCAGCCAACTCGTCAAAGCCATCAAAGAGCGCTTTGTGTACTCCGGCCAATATTCCGTACATCGCAAACGGCGTCACGGAAATTCCGCAAAAATTGTCGCCCCCACACAATTTGTCGTGTTTTCCCAAAATCACGACCAGGTCGGCAATCGGGCTCAAGGTGAACGGTTATCGACTCTCATTCCTTTCGAGGCGCTGAAAGTCACAGCAGCAGCAGTCCTGCTTTCTCCAAATATTCCACTCTTATTCATGGGTGAAGAATATGGCGAGACCTCACCATTTCTATATTTCATCGATCACGGTGACGAAGGCCTGATAGAAGCGGTCCGGCAAGGACGGAAATCAGAATTTGCCGCCTTTGGGTGGACGGAAGTTCCTGATCCCTATGCGCAATCAACCTTCGACAAATCTCGGCTTCAGTGGGACAAGCCACAATCAGAGGAACAACAATTTCTACAACAGTGGTATCACGCCTTGATAGAACTGAGAAAATCTATTCCCGCCCTTGGACCAGGACAAAAAAAAGATTCGATAAAAGTTTGGGCCAATCAAAAAGCCAAAGTCCTTACCATTCATCGAACAGGTCAATCTGGGCCTGAGGCACTCATCTTGCTTAGCTTAAACCAAAACGTCATAAAAACTGGCATCGCCAAGCCTGAAGGCAAATGGACCCTCATTCTATGTTCAAATTCTCAAAAGTTCGGAGGGCAACAGAACAGCAAGCTTTTAAATACCCTTCAAGTACCGTCGGAGTCATTGGCGTTAGAACTTCCACCTTACGCCGTATGGGTTTATACTAATTCGTGA
- the treS gene encoding maltose alpha-D-glucosyltransferase translates to MSPDSLDNDPLWYKDAIIYELHVRAFADSNADGIGDFRGLTKRLDYLQDLGVTAVWLLPFCLSPLKDDGYDISDYTNINPSYGTRRDVQAFVREAHRRGLRVITELVVNHTSDQHPWFQRARKAPANSKWRNFYVWSESPEKYKGTRIIFKDTELSNWSWDPVAKAYYWHRFFSHQPDLNFENLDVQKALLQVMEFWLDMGVDGLRLDAVPYLYEEEGTSCENLPQTHAFLKKLRKQIDKKYKNRMLLAEANQWPEDAAAYFGDGDECHMNFHFPLMPRLFMAIQMEDRFPIIDILDQTPTIPESCQWGLFLRNHDELTLEMVTDEERDYMYRMFAHDRQARINLGIRRRLAPLLGNDRKKIELMYSLLFTMPGTPVIYYGEEFGMGDNFYLGDRNGVRTPMQWSADRNAGFSQANPQKLYLPIIMDPEYHYEALNVEIQQNNSQSLLWWMKRTLSLRKQYKSFGRGTIQFLHPANRKVLVFLRQYEDETILVAANMSRYAQCVELDLAQFKGMIPTTLFGHNKFPPIGDLPYFLTLSGHTFYWFLLEAPTTEGTTTGLSTDTLPALTIIHEWDALTRGREKSRLERILPSYLKARRWFGGKARMIQSTTISEVVPIPSDNPVAVLCFVKVEYTEGEAESYILPLAFASSSQPTHFEDTPAAIAHVTIQNKGHQQEGLLYDGVWSQEFLKLLVSNLSKNRRVSGPKGDLVTTSIKTFRRRLQQEGPTLEPTLHRGEQSNTSIIFGNQFILKIFRRAETGMNPDGEIGRFLTEKQFPHTAHVAGLLEYQPDMGDPTTVGILQCFVPNEGDAWRFTLDEIGRYFENALTQPPLDPSSPALSRKPLLQLLHDPIPDIAEEMIGGYLEEARLLGQRTGELHVTLASDMEDPNFIAEAFTDFYRRGLYQSMIGSISQNFPLLKQQLKTLPESIQPLAKQVATLESTIRKQFLPIRDLKITAKRIRIHGDYHLGQVLYTGKDFLIIDFEGEPARPLNVRRLKESPLRDVAGMLRSFHYVAYASLIGKVSGIRPEDFAVLEAWAKLWQTWVSATYLKAYLTTTAETDFLPKTQQELQRLLDAYTLQKAVYELGYELNNRPDWSRIPLEGIMQIIDSSNT, encoded by the coding sequence ATGTCCCCTGACTCCCTCGACAATGATCCACTCTGGTATAAAGATGCCATCATCTATGAGTTGCATGTTCGGGCTTTTGCGGACAGCAATGCCGATGGGATTGGCGACTTTCGAGGACTCACGAAACGACTCGACTATCTTCAAGACCTTGGCGTCACGGCAGTCTGGCTCCTCCCCTTTTGCTTGTCGCCACTAAAAGACGACGGCTACGACATTTCAGATTATACGAATATTAATCCTTCCTACGGCACTCGCCGAGACGTTCAAGCATTTGTGCGGGAGGCCCATCGGCGTGGCTTGAGAGTCATTACCGAACTCGTCGTCAACCACACCTCGGATCAACATCCCTGGTTTCAACGCGCCCGCAAAGCTCCAGCCAACAGTAAATGGCGAAATTTTTACGTATGGAGTGAGTCGCCAGAAAAGTACAAAGGCACTCGGATTATCTTTAAAGATACCGAACTCTCCAACTGGTCCTGGGATCCAGTCGCCAAAGCCTATTATTGGCATCGCTTTTTTTCCCATCAGCCGGATTTAAACTTTGAAAACCTAGACGTCCAAAAAGCGCTCCTGCAGGTCATGGAGTTTTGGTTGGATATGGGTGTGGATGGGCTTCGCTTGGATGCCGTCCCTTACCTCTACGAAGAAGAAGGGACAAGCTGTGAAAATCTACCTCAAACCCATGCATTCTTAAAAAAGCTTCGCAAGCAAATCGACAAAAAATATAAAAATCGTATGTTGCTCGCTGAGGCCAACCAATGGCCTGAAGACGCCGCCGCCTATTTTGGGGATGGCGATGAATGCCACATGAATTTCCATTTCCCTCTTATGCCACGACTATTCATGGCTATCCAAATGGAAGACCGATTTCCCATTATTGACATTTTGGACCAGACACCCACGATTCCAGAGAGTTGCCAATGGGGGCTGTTTCTTCGAAATCACGACGAGTTGACCTTGGAAATGGTCACGGATGAAGAACGCGACTATATGTACCGCATGTTTGCTCATGATCGCCAAGCACGAATCAACTTGGGTATTCGCCGTCGCCTAGCCCCACTCTTGGGCAATGACCGAAAGAAAATTGAGTTAATGTACAGCTTGCTCTTCACCATGCCTGGAACGCCGGTCATTTATTACGGTGAAGAATTCGGCATGGGCGATAACTTTTATCTCGGTGATCGGAACGGGGTACGTACACCCATGCAATGGAGCGCGGATCGCAACGCGGGGTTCTCACAAGCCAATCCGCAAAAATTGTATCTTCCCATTATCATGGACCCGGAATATCACTACGAAGCCTTGAATGTTGAAATTCAACAAAACAATTCTCAATCACTCCTCTGGTGGATGAAGCGAACACTGTCACTTCGCAAACAGTACAAAAGTTTTGGCCGCGGAACTATTCAGTTCCTGCATCCTGCGAATCGGAAAGTCTTGGTGTTCCTTCGCCAATACGAGGACGAGACCATTCTCGTCGCCGCCAATATGTCGCGCTACGCGCAATGCGTAGAATTAGACCTCGCCCAATTCAAAGGGATGATCCCGACTACCTTATTCGGACATAATAAATTTCCGCCCATCGGTGATTTACCATATTTCCTCACGCTCTCCGGCCACACTTTCTATTGGTTTCTGCTGGAAGCTCCAACCACAGAAGGCACGACAACCGGCCTTTCTACGGATACCTTGCCAGCATTGACCATAATCCATGAATGGGATGCGTTGACTCGTGGACGGGAAAAATCTCGCCTGGAACGCATTCTCCCCTCCTACCTCAAGGCGCGACGTTGGTTTGGTGGAAAAGCCCGCATGATCCAAAGCACAACTATCTCGGAGGTCGTACCAATCCCAAGTGACAATCCTGTCGCTGTCTTATGTTTTGTGAAGGTGGAGTACACCGAAGGTGAAGCCGAATCATACATTTTACCCTTGGCCTTTGCCTCATCCAGTCAACCCACACATTTTGAAGATACCCCTGCAGCCATTGCCCACGTTACGATTCAAAATAAAGGCCATCAACAAGAAGGGTTGCTTTATGATGGAGTGTGGAGCCAAGAATTTCTTAAATTACTAGTGAGCAACCTTTCCAAAAATCGAAGAGTCAGTGGCCCGAAGGGGGACCTGGTCACGACATCGATCAAAACGTTTCGGCGGCGACTCCAGCAAGAGGGCCCCACGCTAGAACCCACTCTTCATCGAGGAGAGCAAAGCAACACTTCCATTATCTTTGGCAACCAATTCATTTTAAAAATATTTCGGCGGGCGGAAACCGGCATGAACCCCGATGGAGAAATCGGACGGTTTCTCACGGAAAAACAATTTCCCCACACGGCTCATGTGGCTGGACTGCTCGAATATCAACCGGATATGGGGGATCCCACGACAGTAGGAATTTTACAATGCTTTGTCCCTAATGAAGGCGATGCCTGGCGATTTACGTTGGATGAAATCGGACGATATTTTGAAAACGCCTTGACCCAACCGCCACTGGACCCATCCTCTCCCGCTCTATCCCGCAAGCCGCTGCTCCAATTACTCCATGATCCCATTCCTGATATTGCCGAGGAAATGATCGGGGGTTACCTGGAAGAAGCCCGCTTGCTCGGCCAGCGAACAGGTGAACTCCATGTCACGTTGGCTTCGGACATGGAAGATCCAAATTTCATTGCGGAGGCCTTTACAGATTTTTACCGACGCGGGTTGTATCAAAGTATGATTGGATCGATCTCTCAAAACTTTCCTTTATTAAAACAACAACTCAAAACCCTACCCGAGTCGATTCAACCGCTTGCCAAACAAGTGGCCACGTTGGAATCCACGATTCGCAAACAGTTCCTTCCCATTCGCGACCTCAAGATTACCGCGAAACGGATTCGGATTCATGGGGATTATCACCTCGGCCAAGTGCTCTACACGGGCAAAGATTTTTTGATTATCGATTTTGAGGGAGAACCAGCACGGCCACTGAATGTGCGCCGACTCAAAGAATCCCCCCTCAGGGATGTGGCAGGCATGTTGCGGTCATTTCATTACGTCGCCTATGCCTCATTGATAGGAAAAGTCTCCGGTATTCGTCCTGAAGACTTTGCCGTATTGGAGGCTTGGGCTAAACTCTGGCAAACATGGGTCAGCGCCACATATCTAAAGGCATACTTGACAACCACGGCGGAAACAGACTTTCTGCCAAAAACCCAGCAAGAACTTCAGCGGCTCCTCGATGCGTATACTCTCCAAAAGGCCGTGTATGAACTTGGCTACGAACTGAATAATCGCCCCGATTGGTCCAGGATTCCGCTCGAAGGCATCATGCAGATTATTGACTCATCGAACACCTAA
- a CDS encoding alpha-1,4-glucan--maltose-1-phosphate maltosyltransferase, translating into MSHPPQHFQSIIIEHVNPEINGGRYPIKREVGDRLEVSVDIFKEGHDLIGAVLRHKKTSEADWQETPLQHINNDRWAGSIELTENTRYLYTIGAFVRTFASWREELEKKQGVQDDLSSELLEGQALLQAAVAYCKDPTKGTLQKWLTKWTTQQGQEAIIAIALNEELSTLMDRHEERHAWAVYPRELEVIVDRVRARYGAWYEIFPRSQGTQPGKGTTFRECEARLPYIRDMGFDVLYLTPIHPIGTTNRKGPNNSLKAGPNDPGSPYAIGSTHGGYDAIEPSLGTLDDFDHFEKAVRAHGMELALDFAINASPDHPYVKSHPEWFKQRPDGTIKYAENPPKKYEDIYALDFYCQDWRAIWEELKRVILFWVSHGVKIFRVDNPHTKPVPFWEWLIQEIQAVHPDVIFLAEAFTRPKMMRVLAKAGYTQSYTYFTWRNFKQEMTEYLVELTQSEMKEYFRPNFFTCTPDILPEILQQGGPPAFKFRVVLAATLSPTYGIYSSYELCENRALPGKEEYLDSEKYEIKAWDWDRPGNIRDYITRLNQIRKDNPALHDFENLRFYQADNDHIIFYGKSTIDKSNILLIAVNMNPYQTQEAVLHIPIEEFEISHNDTYQLHELLWGTYHLVKGSFYTIRLDPQENPAVIFAVRRWSRKEQDFDYFL; encoded by the coding sequence ATGAGCCATCCTCCACAACACTTTCAGAGTATTATCATTGAGCATGTGAATCCTGAGATTAATGGCGGACGGTATCCCATCAAACGAGAAGTCGGAGACCGACTCGAAGTCTCAGTGGATATTTTCAAGGAGGGGCATGATCTCATTGGAGCCGTCTTACGACATAAAAAGACGAGTGAAGCCGATTGGCAGGAAACTCCCCTTCAGCATATCAATAATGACCGATGGGCAGGTAGTATTGAGCTTACGGAGAACACGCGATACCTCTACACGATCGGAGCCTTTGTTCGAACTTTTGCAAGTTGGCGAGAGGAACTTGAAAAAAAGCAGGGTGTACAAGACGATCTCAGTAGCGAATTATTAGAAGGCCAGGCCCTTCTTCAGGCTGCGGTTGCCTATTGTAAAGATCCCACAAAAGGTACATTACAAAAATGGCTCACGAAATGGACAACTCAACAAGGGCAGGAAGCCATCATCGCCATTGCCTTGAATGAAGAGTTGTCGACTTTAATGGATCGACATGAGGAACGGCATGCCTGGGCAGTGTACCCTCGAGAACTTGAAGTCATTGTGGATCGCGTCCGAGCACGATATGGAGCTTGGTATGAAATTTTCCCCCGATCCCAGGGCACCCAACCAGGAAAAGGCACGACCTTTCGCGAGTGCGAAGCTCGCCTTCCTTATATTAGGGACATGGGATTTGATGTCTTATACCTCACCCCCATTCATCCGATCGGGACAACCAATCGCAAAGGTCCCAACAATAGTCTAAAGGCTGGCCCCAACGACCCTGGGAGCCCCTATGCCATTGGCAGTACCCATGGTGGGTATGATGCCATCGAGCCCAGCCTTGGCACATTGGACGACTTTGATCATTTTGAAAAGGCCGTTCGCGCCCATGGGATGGAATTGGCGCTCGATTTTGCCATCAATGCCTCCCCCGATCATCCCTATGTGAAGTCGCATCCCGAATGGTTCAAGCAACGGCCGGATGGTACAATTAAATATGCAGAAAATCCTCCAAAGAAATATGAAGACATTTATGCCCTCGATTTTTATTGCCAGGATTGGCGTGCCATTTGGGAAGAACTCAAACGAGTCATTCTGTTCTGGGTCAGCCATGGGGTCAAAATCTTTAGAGTGGACAATCCCCATACCAAACCCGTGCCGTTTTGGGAATGGCTCATTCAAGAAATCCAAGCCGTGCACCCCGATGTCATCTTTCTCGCCGAGGCGTTTACACGACCCAAGATGATGCGCGTCCTGGCCAAAGCCGGCTATACCCAATCCTACACTTATTTCACGTGGCGAAATTTCAAACAGGAAATGACAGAATATTTAGTCGAACTCACCCAAAGTGAAATGAAAGAATATTTCCGACCAAATTTTTTCACCTGCACGCCGGACATCCTTCCAGAAATCCTTCAGCAGGGCGGCCCTCCGGCTTTCAAATTTCGAGTCGTGCTCGCCGCCACGCTATCACCGACGTATGGAATTTACAGCAGCTATGAGTTGTGTGAAAACCGGGCATTGCCTGGCAAGGAGGAATATCTCGACTCTGAGAAATATGAAATCAAAGCGTGGGATTGGGATCGACCAGGCAACATCCGGGACTATATCACCAGACTCAATCAAATTAGAAAAGATAATCCAGCGCTTCACGATTTCGAAAATCTTCGATTTTATCAAGCGGATAATGACCACATCATATTCTATGGAAAAAGCACCATTGATAAATCAAACATCTTGCTAATTGCCGTCAATATGAATCCCTATCAAACCCAAGAGGCGGTTCTGCATATCCCCATTGAGGAATTTGAAATTAGCCACAATGACACCTATCAACTTCACGAACTCTTGTGGGGAACCTATCACCTGGTCAAAGGGTCATTCTATACCATTCGACTTGATCCACAGGAGAACCCGGCCGTCATCTTTGCTGTACGTCGCTGGAGTCGCAAGGAACAAGACTTTGATTACTTTTTATAA